The following are encoded together in the Pseudoalteromonas ruthenica genome:
- a CDS encoding YhdP family protein, translating to MRKIWQISAVTLVLLAVLVSLVKYSLPYANDYRAEVEQFLGEQLNADISIGSLSASWQGNGPALVINQVGFADNAKAPISVSIEQTRLHINLWQSLLDRQLHSNYFVLQGFDAEIDARALLSSESKTSSSQQQALIESLFLGEQGHFAIEDSELNIISLDNRHHRIFLENLVWQNRAKDHFAEGQVSLPGIEQNTLEARLKLSGARLNNIYGDLYLQAQSLNISGWLQEFVRPELSQLQSNLNFESWLHFAEGRLTDVQLAMQPSQLNWQYQQQPQYLELQQGMVRIHPQAKGWRVRTSGLQFSDEQYQWAPIIFDALISEQQQVWVQDLDISMFSTFARLGKSQLLQELLTVQPQGFINEGYFHWQGDKQWRVWFEAEHLGWSGFHGIPGAQDLSASAHINNRKGLLSIAGSDNHLLTGKTFSEPLAYQQLAAEVAFFNDGEHWSIESDEVTLSNDDLDLVAEFALTLDSQPDMNLYAEISGGSAANAGRYFPEPYMHKNLIDYLNGAIKSGDMHFAQVLLQGPLDQFPFTEQQGRFAVNAQIEDTEFAFAPDWPTIKNAAVDLAFNNQRMDIYSRSGELLNLALGDSVHVYLQDLLNADTLAIDITANIAAPKLQPFFAQTPLAEPLATVFDVIQAQDRLDGELQLLIDLKDSGVRASGEVLFAGNAVHLAQPGIDLSELRGRLSFVNDRIEINEAQAYWQGMPLTVSLLGENQGENYHADLNIGLQADVAQLQKRLNGLLDAQLSGTTALNAQLALNFDNQGFSYEAHVQSDMLGVTSTLPTPYNKAADEAWPLNALIQGDDISNLIMVELDEQLYFNGILNNGEQQMSNAHLIVGKQNLGLNKQGFEVSVNLPEADILAWQPVLNNIIDVAARSSGEPSVMPALTKVVGQVRTAYVDVVPFNELEFTLINQPAAMDLKLLAKELRARVDIPTGSQAQRRDIRAHADYLRVNIPTNDSGGDDVTHSSETDLNWLTQLPSVAFTCGDCRINHYQLDQVELHFAGAGEQLTISELVVDKREHVLRADGYWRDGQTHVKGQFNSDDIGSLFDEFDITSTVQDSEANMDFALHWQAAPYDIDIASLGGEISWQLGEGHLSEISDGGARVFSLLSLDSLVRKLKLDFRDVFAKGFFYNSMQGSMQLAQGIAYTKDTKMDGVPADLTIKGYADLNTQTINYDLAVAPQVTSSLPVIVAWMVNPVTGLAALALDKVIHSARVISEIKFKVSGAMDNPEVVELDRSSREVTLPQAAQNQPPASQPEQPLGKPLL from the coding sequence TTGCGGAAAATTTGGCAAATCAGCGCAGTTACCCTAGTGTTGCTTGCTGTGCTGGTGTCGCTGGTCAAATACAGCTTACCTTATGCCAATGATTATCGTGCTGAGGTCGAGCAGTTCCTTGGTGAGCAGTTAAATGCCGATATCTCCATTGGCTCATTAAGTGCGAGCTGGCAGGGTAATGGCCCAGCGCTTGTCATAAACCAAGTAGGGTTTGCCGACAATGCTAAGGCCCCTATTAGCGTCAGCATTGAACAAACCCGGTTGCATATTAATTTATGGCAATCATTGCTGGATAGGCAGCTGCACTCCAATTACTTTGTACTGCAAGGGTTTGACGCTGAAATCGACGCTCGCGCCCTACTTAGCAGTGAGTCAAAAACCAGCAGCTCGCAGCAGCAAGCCTTAATCGAAAGCCTGTTTTTGGGTGAGCAAGGGCATTTTGCTATCGAAGATAGCGAACTTAACATCATTAGCCTCGATAACCGCCATCACCGTATTTTTTTAGAAAACTTGGTGTGGCAAAACCGTGCTAAAGACCATTTTGCCGAAGGTCAGGTGAGCCTCCCGGGCATCGAGCAAAATACTCTTGAAGCTCGCCTTAAACTCTCCGGCGCGCGCTTAAATAATATTTATGGCGATTTATATCTGCAGGCACAGAGTTTGAACATCTCTGGTTGGTTACAAGAGTTTGTTCGCCCGGAATTAAGCCAATTACAATCGAATCTCAATTTTGAATCTTGGCTGCACTTTGCTGAAGGTCGCCTAACCGATGTGCAATTGGCGATGCAACCGAGCCAACTCAATTGGCAATACCAGCAACAACCTCAATACCTCGAGTTGCAACAGGGTATGGTGCGTATTCATCCTCAAGCAAAAGGCTGGCGAGTGCGTACATCTGGGCTGCAGTTTAGCGATGAACAATACCAGTGGGCACCGATTATTTTTGATGCACTCATCAGCGAACAGCAACAAGTGTGGGTGCAAGACTTAGATATTTCCATGTTCTCCACCTTTGCACGGTTAGGAAAATCGCAGTTATTACAAGAGCTGCTGACGGTGCAACCGCAAGGGTTTATCAACGAGGGCTATTTTCACTGGCAAGGCGATAAGCAATGGCGAGTATGGTTTGAAGCTGAACACTTAGGGTGGTCGGGGTTTCATGGTATTCCTGGTGCGCAAGACCTCAGTGCCAGCGCGCATATTAACAACCGTAAAGGTTTACTTAGTATTGCTGGTAGCGACAACCACCTATTGACCGGCAAGACGTTTAGCGAGCCGCTCGCTTATCAACAACTTGCCGCAGAAGTCGCATTCTTTAATGATGGCGAGCATTGGTCCATCGAAAGTGATGAAGTCACTTTAAGCAATGATGATTTAGACTTAGTTGCCGAATTTGCGCTGACTCTTGATTCGCAGCCAGATATGAACCTATACGCAGAAATCAGTGGCGGCAGTGCAGCCAATGCCGGGCGGTACTTCCCTGAACCTTATATGCATAAAAACCTGATTGACTACCTCAATGGGGCAATAAAAAGTGGCGATATGCATTTTGCCCAGGTGTTGTTACAGGGACCGCTCGATCAGTTTCCCTTTACCGAACAGCAGGGACGGTTCGCGGTCAATGCCCAAATAGAAGATACGGAGTTCGCTTTTGCCCCTGACTGGCCGACGATAAAAAATGCCGCTGTTGACTTAGCGTTTAACAATCAGCGCATGGATATTTATAGCCGCAGTGGCGAGTTACTCAATTTAGCGCTGGGTGACAGCGTCCATGTGTATTTGCAGGACTTGCTCAATGCTGACACTTTAGCCATTGATATTACAGCTAATATTGCAGCGCCTAAGCTGCAGCCTTTTTTTGCGCAAACACCATTAGCTGAGCCGCTTGCCACCGTCTTTGATGTGATACAGGCACAAGACCGCCTAGATGGCGAGCTGCAGCTGCTTATCGACCTCAAAGACAGTGGAGTGCGTGCTTCAGGCGAGGTGTTATTCGCTGGCAATGCCGTTCACCTAGCGCAGCCCGGTATCGACTTAAGTGAACTGCGTGGCAGGTTGTCGTTTGTAAACGATCGTATTGAGATAAATGAAGCCCAGGCCTATTGGCAAGGGATGCCGCTCACTGTGAGCTTGCTGGGTGAAAACCAAGGCGAAAACTATCACGCTGACCTTAACATTGGTTTGCAAGCTGATGTGGCGCAGTTACAAAAGCGACTGAATGGCTTGTTAGATGCGCAGTTGAGTGGTACCACTGCGCTCAATGCGCAGTTGGCTCTAAACTTTGATAACCAAGGGTTTAGTTACGAGGCGCATGTGCAAAGTGATATGCTCGGGGTAACCAGCACTCTGCCGACGCCGTATAACAAAGCCGCAGACGAAGCGTGGCCGCTTAATGCCTTAATTCAGGGGGATGACATTTCTAACCTGATCATGGTCGAGTTAGACGAGCAATTATACTTTAACGGCATTCTCAACAACGGCGAGCAGCAAATGAGTAATGCTCACCTTATTGTCGGCAAGCAAAATTTAGGGCTTAACAAGCAAGGGTTTGAGGTGAGCGTTAATCTCCCAGAAGCCGATATCCTCGCTTGGCAGCCTGTACTTAATAACATTATTGATGTGGCTGCACGCAGCAGTGGCGAGCCTTCGGTAATGCCAGCGTTAACCAAGGTGGTGGGGCAAGTACGCACAGCTTATGTTGATGTGGTGCCCTTTAATGAGCTGGAATTTACGTTAATTAATCAACCCGCAGCAATGGATTTAAAATTGCTCGCCAAAGAGCTGCGAGCCCGAGTAGACATTCCTACCGGTAGCCAAGCACAGCGCCGCGATATTCGCGCCCATGCTGACTATCTACGCGTGAACATCCCCACTAATGATAGTGGCGGTGATGATGTTACACACAGCAGCGAAACGGATTTAAATTGGTTAACGCAGCTACCGAGTGTAGCGTTTACCTGCGGTGATTGTCGCATTAACCATTATCAACTTGATCAGGTCGAGCTTCATTTTGCGGGTGCTGGCGAGCAACTGACTATTAGTGAGTTGGTGGTCGATAAACGCGAACATGTGCTGCGTGCCGATGGCTATTGGCGTGATGGGCAAACTCATGTCAAAGGCCAATTTAATAGTGATGATATTGGTTCGCTGTTTGATGAGTTTGATATCACTTCAACGGTTCAAGACTCTGAAGCAAATATGGATTTTGCGCTGCATTGGCAGGCAGCCCCATACGATATTGATATCGCCAGCTTGGGCGGTGAAATTAGTTGGCAACTCGGTGAAGGGCACCTAAGTGAAATTAGCGATGGCGGAGCGCGGGTCTTCTCGTTACTGAGCCTGGACTCTCTGGTACGCAAGCTCAAGCTGGATTTTCGCGATGTGTTTGCGAAAGGTTTTTTCTACAACAGTATGCAAGGCAGTATGCAGTTGGCCCAAGGGATTGCTTACACTAAAGATACGAAAATGGATGGCGTGCCTGCTGATCTTACTATTAAGGGTTATGCGGATTTAAATACGCAAACCATTAACTATGATTTAGCCGTGGCACCACAGGTTACTTCTAGCTTACCCGTGATTGTTGCTTGGATGGTCAACCCAGTAACAGGGTTAGCGGCACTGGCCTTGGATAAGGTCATCCACTCAGCGCGAGTTATTTCTGAGATTAAATTTAAGGTCAGTGGGGCAATGGATAACCCTGAGGTGGTTGAACTCGACCGTAGCAGCCGAGAAGTCACCTTGCCGCAAGCTGCGCAAAATCAACCACCGGCATCGCAACCCGAACAACCACTAGGGAAACCATTACTATGA
- the rng gene encoding ribonuclease G, translating to MSSELLINVTPSESRVALIENGVLQEVQVERIGNLGIVGNIYLGKVSRVLPGMQAAFVDIGLEKAAFLHASDIVNSASFEEGVDDQHIKKVQDIRELVRQGQHIMVQVVKDPIGTKGARLTTDITIPSRYLVFMPDATHVGVSQRIEGDEERQRLKDIVAQYNDENGGFIVRTAAEGASEHELKHDAEFLKKLWLKIVDRRKKTRKENILHEDLKLAFRTLRDYVGEDMERIRVDSKLTYQELTTFTEEFVPHLAKVLEYYPGERPIFDLFDVENEIQKALHRKVELKSGGYLIIDQTEAMTTVDVNTGAFVGHRNLEETIFNTNIEATSAIARQLRLRNLGGIIIIDFIDMVSEEHKRRVLHSLEQALSKDRAKANINSLSALGLVEMTRKRTRESLEHILCGVCPSCAGRGSLKTVETVCYEILREIVRVNRAYDADKFMVYASAAVSEALINDEYHNLAELELFIGKQVMIQTENLYSQEQFDVVMM from the coding sequence ATGAGCTCAGAATTACTTATTAATGTAACGCCCAGTGAAAGCCGTGTAGCACTGATTGAAAACGGCGTATTGCAAGAGGTGCAGGTTGAGCGCATAGGCAACCTAGGCATCGTCGGCAATATTTATTTAGGCAAAGTAAGCCGGGTATTACCGGGTATGCAGGCCGCTTTTGTTGATATTGGCCTAGAGAAGGCAGCGTTTCTACATGCCTCAGACATCGTCAATAGTGCGTCTTTTGAAGAAGGGGTGGACGACCAGCATATCAAAAAAGTGCAGGATATACGTGAATTGGTGCGCCAAGGTCAGCACATTATGGTGCAGGTGGTCAAAGATCCCATCGGCACTAAAGGAGCGCGCTTAACCACGGATATTACGATTCCATCACGTTATTTGGTGTTTATGCCAGATGCCACTCATGTAGGGGTTAGTCAGCGTATAGAAGGCGACGAAGAGCGTCAGCGCTTGAAGGATATTGTTGCCCAGTACAACGACGAAAACGGCGGCTTTATAGTTCGTACCGCAGCGGAAGGAGCCAGCGAGCATGAGCTTAAACATGATGCAGAATTTCTTAAAAAGCTGTGGTTGAAAATAGTCGACAGGCGGAAGAAAACCCGTAAAGAAAACATCCTCCACGAGGATTTAAAGCTTGCTTTTCGTACTTTGCGTGACTACGTAGGCGAAGACATGGAACGCATTCGTGTGGATTCAAAGCTTACCTATCAAGAGCTGACAACCTTTACAGAAGAATTCGTACCACACCTTGCGAAGGTATTAGAGTACTACCCGGGCGAGCGGCCTATTTTTGATTTATTCGATGTCGAGAACGAAATACAAAAAGCACTGCATCGTAAAGTAGAGCTCAAATCCGGCGGCTATTTGATCATCGATCAAACCGAAGCCATGACCACGGTGGATGTTAATACCGGCGCCTTTGTTGGCCACCGTAATCTAGAAGAGACAATTTTTAATACCAATATTGAAGCCACCAGTGCCATCGCCCGGCAACTAAGACTGCGTAATTTAGGCGGTATTATCATTATCGACTTTATCGATATGGTGTCTGAAGAACATAAACGCCGAGTATTGCACTCTTTGGAACAAGCGTTGTCCAAAGACAGAGCGAAAGCGAATATTAACAGCCTTTCTGCACTCGGGCTTGTGGAAATGACGCGCAAGCGCACCCGGGAGAGTTTAGAGCATATTCTCTGTGGGGTGTGTCCGTCTTGTGCAGGTCGTGGCTCGTTGAAAACGGTCGAGACCGTGTGTTACGAGATTCTGCGAGAAATTGTTCGAGTTAATCGAGCCTATGATGCAGATAAATTTATGGTGTATGCTTCTGCAGCGGTTAGCGAAGCGCTAATTAATGATGAATATCATAACCTTGCAGAGCTAGAGCTCTTTATTGGTAAACAGGTCATGATTCAAACAGAAAACCTATATAGCCAAGAGCAGTTCGATGTGGTGATGATGTAG
- a CDS encoding Maf family protein, which translates to MSAIYLASQSPRRRELLQQLGIEFEQFAVDADETPLAQETPRQLVERLARLKAESAVAMGYTGRPVLGSDTVVVYDHQALGKPKDYDDFVATMNKLSGRTHQVMTAVALANETKTSSLVVTTDVQFKTLTASEIEAYWLTGEPLDKAGGYGIQGRAGAFVTHLSGSYFAVMGLPLYETQKLIAEF; encoded by the coding sequence ATGTCTGCTATATATCTTGCTTCGCAATCGCCGCGTCGGCGTGAGCTATTGCAGCAATTGGGCATTGAATTTGAGCAATTTGCTGTTGATGCCGATGAAACTCCACTCGCACAGGAAACACCAAGACAGTTGGTAGAACGTCTCGCACGCTTAAAGGCTGAATCAGCCGTGGCTATGGGCTATACCGGCCGCCCTGTTTTAGGTAGCGATACGGTGGTGGTATACGACCACCAAGCTTTAGGTAAACCTAAAGACTATGACGATTTTGTCGCTACTATGAACAAACTCAGTGGCCGCACGCATCAAGTGATGACAGCAGTCGCTTTGGCAAATGAGACTAAAACCAGCTCCTTAGTCGTCACCACTGACGTACAGTTTAAAACCTTGACCGCGTCAGAAATCGAGGCGTATTGGCTCACCGGTGAGCCACTCGATAAAGCCGGCGGCTACGGAATTCAAGGACGCGCTGGTGCCTTTGTCACCCACCTCAGCGGTAGCTATTTCGCCGTGATGGGGTTACCTTTGTATGAAACACAGAAACTAATAGCTGAATTTTAG
- the mreD gene encoding rod shape-determining protein MreD translates to MINRQFWLIIVTIFFALVLALMPLPISFEPFRPDWVLLVLMYWSLAVPHRLNIGSAWLTGLVIDLATGSPLGVHSLTYAITIYITASNYQKLRNFSIWQQGLLVAVFLALHHLLQFWLHYFLLEVYFAPQFLWPAATGAICWPWLFLLLRKYRRHFRIR, encoded by the coding sequence ATGATTAATCGTCAATTTTGGCTCATTATCGTTACCATCTTTTTTGCATTGGTGCTGGCGCTGATGCCATTGCCTATCTCTTTTGAACCCTTTCGCCCTGACTGGGTGTTATTGGTACTTATGTATTGGTCCCTTGCGGTCCCTCATCGTCTTAATATTGGCAGTGCATGGTTAACAGGGCTCGTAATAGACCTCGCAACGGGTTCACCTCTGGGGGTGCATTCGTTGACTTATGCCATTACTATTTACATTACTGCGAGTAATTACCAAAAGCTGCGTAATTTCTCTATTTGGCAACAAGGGTTGCTTGTGGCGGTGTTTTTGGCTCTGCATCATTTATTGCAATTCTGGCTGCACTACTTCTTGCTTGAAGTCTATTTTGCACCGCAATTTTTATGGCCGGCAGCGACCGGTGCTATTTGTTGGCCATGGCTATTTTTATTATTACGTAAATATCGCCGCCATTTTCGGATCCGTTAG
- the mreC gene encoding rod shape-determining protein MreC, with protein sequence MKLLFGRTVSMQLRLTIAVVLSVILIVGDRYTSGGTAVRTSLNTLVSPLLYLANLPYELISTSAKNLTSREQLLRENQALKTKQLLQSEQLQQFEFLARENDKLRALLGSDPRQQNNKLVAQVLSVHSNPYSHQVVINKGTSDGLKEGLAVIDELGVVGQVVQVGANTSRVLLITDTTHATPVRVLRNDVRTVVEGIGKITRVKLSHVPHSLDIRIGDVLLSSGLGERFPEGYPVAVVTEINRDEGRPFAQIYAEPVAQLDRIRLLVVLNSAAATPEVNND encoded by the coding sequence ATGAAGCTATTATTTGGTCGTACTGTCTCAATGCAACTGCGGTTGACCATCGCAGTTGTGCTGAGTGTTATCTTGATTGTTGGCGATCGCTACACCAGCGGTGGTACTGCTGTTCGTACTTCGCTTAATACGCTAGTTAGCCCTTTACTTTATCTAGCAAACCTTCCTTATGAGCTGATTTCCACCAGTGCCAAAAACCTCACCTCTCGAGAGCAATTACTGCGAGAGAACCAAGCGCTGAAGACTAAGCAACTATTGCAAAGTGAACAGCTGCAGCAATTTGAATTCTTAGCTCGTGAGAATGACAAGTTACGAGCGTTATTGGGTTCGGACCCGAGGCAACAGAATAACAAGCTAGTTGCGCAAGTGCTGTCGGTGCACTCTAACCCCTATAGCCACCAAGTGGTTATCAATAAGGGCACCTCCGACGGTCTAAAAGAAGGCCTGGCGGTAATTGATGAGCTCGGCGTGGTGGGGCAAGTGGTGCAGGTGGGCGCGAATACCAGTCGTGTCTTGTTGATCACAGACACAACTCATGCCACCCCCGTGCGCGTATTACGCAACGATGTGCGAACTGTGGTTGAAGGCATTGGTAAAATTACCCGAGTTAAACTCTCGCATGTGCCCCACAGTTTAGATATTCGTATTGGCGATGTGCTGTTAAGTTCAGGTTTAGGGGAGCGCTTTCCAGAGGGTTACCCGGTAGCGGTAGTTACGGAAATTAACCGTGATGAAGGACGACCGTTCGCGCAGATTTATGCGGAGCCCGTAGCGCAACTTGATCGCATTCGTTTGTTAGTGGTCTTGAACAGTGCAGCGGCGACGCCTGAGGTAAATAATGATTAA
- a CDS encoding rod shape-determining protein: MFKKLRGLFSNDLSIDLGTANTLIYVKEEGIVLNEPSVVAIRQERAGGPKSVASVGTEAKQMLGRTPGNIKAIRPMKDGVIADFYVTEKMLQHFIKQVHNNNFLRPSPRVLICVPCGATQVEKRAIRESAMGAGAREVYLIEEPMAAAIGAGLPVSEATGSMVVDIGGGTTEVAIISLNGVVYSSSVRIGGDKFDEAIINYVRRNFGSLIGEATAEQIKHEIGSAFKTDDAKEIEVRGRNLAEGVPRSFTLNSHEILEALQEPLMGIVSAVMVALEQSPPELASDISAHGMVLTGGGALLKDLDRLLMEETGIPVVVADDPLTCVARGGGKALEMIDMHGGDVFSYD; the protein is encoded by the coding sequence ATGTTTAAGAAACTCCGTGGTCTCTTCTCCAACGATCTTTCGATCGATTTGGGTACTGCCAATACCCTAATTTATGTAAAAGAAGAAGGTATCGTGCTTAACGAGCCTTCGGTTGTAGCTATTCGACAAGAACGTGCTGGTGGACCAAAGAGTGTGGCCTCGGTAGGTACAGAAGCAAAGCAAATGCTGGGCCGTACGCCAGGCAATATAAAAGCGATTCGGCCGATGAAGGACGGCGTAATTGCTGATTTCTATGTTACCGAAAAAATGCTGCAGCACTTCATTAAGCAAGTCCATAACAACAATTTCTTACGCCCGAGTCCGCGCGTGTTGATTTGTGTTCCTTGTGGAGCAACTCAAGTTGAGAAGCGTGCTATTCGTGAGTCAGCAATGGGTGCGGGAGCTCGCGAAGTGTACCTTATCGAAGAGCCTATGGCGGCCGCAATTGGTGCCGGCTTACCCGTGTCTGAAGCAACGGGTTCAATGGTTGTTGATATTGGTGGCGGTACGACTGAAGTGGCCATCATTTCACTTAACGGAGTCGTATACTCTTCTTCTGTACGTATTGGTGGTGATAAGTTCGATGAAGCCATTATTAACTATGTACGCCGTAACTTCGGTAGCTTGATTGGTGAAGCCACGGCTGAGCAAATTAAACATGAAATCGGCTCGGCATTTAAAACCGATGATGCAAAAGAAATTGAGGTCCGTGGTCGTAACCTAGCTGAAGGGGTGCCGCGCTCGTTCACTCTAAACTCACATGAAATTTTAGAGGCGCTGCAAGAGCCACTTATGGGTATTGTTAGCGCAGTCATGGTCGCTCTAGAGCAATCTCCTCCCGAGTTAGCCTCTGATATCTCTGCTCACGGTATGGTATTAACCGGTGGTGGAGCACTATTAAAAGATTTGGACCGCTTGTTAATGGAAGAAACGGGTATCCCCGTCGTGGTTGCTGATGACCCATTAACTTGTGTTGCTCGAGGCGGCGGTAAAGCCTTAGAAATGATAGACATGCACGGCGGTGATGTATTTAGCTACGACTAA
- a CDS encoding PEGA domain-containing protein gives MVHTINCQRDETLGQCERRGQQQGLSKATSRFLDQVYNNLSEYRLVSAKRDLANARVKVVSSHVVDSAFSGQGNFNVNLSVAMAGEIDNSQLCSLLEVDPGYCQSRTITVNRLQNHNINNKVSQGQLSEQSDNTGSAIEVGRIAALGDFQEHAKDANPVTLTVRSNVVDDTVFINGEPYGQTKLDVTLPLGEYQVEVRKPGYKSYQVKVVLEKPQVVYAQLSKSAVKLASK, from the coding sequence GTGGTGCATACTATCAACTGCCAGCGTGATGAAACCTTAGGGCAATGCGAGCGCCGTGGGCAGCAACAAGGGCTTAGCAAAGCGACCTCTCGCTTTTTAGATCAAGTGTACAACAATTTATCCGAGTACCGTTTAGTGAGTGCCAAGCGTGATTTGGCCAACGCTCGGGTCAAAGTGGTATCCAGCCATGTAGTTGACAGCGCCTTTAGCGGCCAAGGTAATTTTAATGTCAATTTGAGTGTGGCCATGGCTGGCGAAATTGATAATTCGCAATTGTGTTCGTTGCTCGAAGTTGACCCAGGTTATTGCCAAAGTCGCACAATCACCGTGAACCGATTACAAAATCACAACATCAATAATAAGGTGAGTCAGGGGCAGTTAAGTGAGCAAAGCGATAATACCGGCTCGGCAATCGAGGTTGGTCGCATAGCCGCTTTAGGAGACTTCCAAGAACACGCTAAAGACGCTAATCCGGTAACGTTAACGGTACGCTCTAACGTTGTTGATGACACCGTATTTATCAATGGTGAACCATACGGGCAAACTAAATTGGATGTCACATTGCCACTGGGTGAGTATCAAGTGGAAGTGCGCAAGCCGGGGTACAAAAGTTACCAAGTAAAGGTGGTGCTCGAAAAGCCCCAAGTGGTGTATGCTCAACTCAGCAAAAGCGCTGTAAAATTAGCCAGTAAATAA